The following are encoded together in the Kutzneria kofuensis genome:
- a CDS encoding response regulator transcription factor produces MAITVAVIEEHTLTRYGLARLIEEQPDMAFAGEACSGAEALRLVATQRPTVVTLAVSLPDIDGMRLARGLRDRYPDLGIVVLTSRDEDDVLFRAMETGASAFVPKTAPTAEVLGAVRHAAVAASSFTATGLIGAFARRQARSMLSPRERETLQLLSRGLSVPAIAELMHVTQSTAKTYVTRLYDKLGASNRAQALMTAVQHGLIRTMAS; encoded by the coding sequence ATGGCGATCACAGTGGCAGTCATCGAGGAACACACGCTGACCCGCTACGGGCTCGCCCGGCTCATCGAGGAGCAGCCGGACATGGCGTTCGCCGGCGAGGCGTGCTCCGGCGCCGAGGCGCTCCGGCTCGTCGCCACGCAGCGGCCGACGGTCGTCACGCTGGCGGTCAGCCTGCCCGACATCGACGGCATGCGGTTGGCCCGTGGCCTGCGGGACCGCTACCCGGATCTGGGCATCGTCGTGCTGACCTCGCGCGACGAGGACGACGTGCTGTTCCGGGCGATGGAGACCGGCGCGTCCGCGTTCGTGCCGAAGACCGCGCCCACGGCCGAGGTGCTCGGCGCGGTGCGGCACGCCGCCGTGGCCGCTTCCTCTTTCACCGCAACGGGTCTGATCGGCGCGTTCGCCCGGCGGCAGGCACGGTCCATGCTCAGCCCGCGCGAGCGGGAGACGCTGCAGCTGCTGAGCCGCGGGCTGTCCGTGCCGGCGATCGCGGAGCTGATGCACGTCACGCAGTCGACGGCGAAGACCTACGTCACGCGCCTGTACGACAAGCTCGGCGCCAGCAACCGCGCCCAGGCGCTGATGACCGCCGTCCAGCACGGCCTCATCCGGACCATGGCGTCGTAG
- a CDS encoding AAA family ATPase, with protein sequence MTLLYEPNPVLAVRLLTVIPDLRIATTREATTAALTKALESVVVIGPGLPMSKALEYAAEARLARPGVGIVLLRKVIDDDVLARAVRGGVLVVVDANDRTAIVDACRRAHPSEVSYRPGQITVVLGSTGGCGKTTIAINLASVLAATGAQVCLVDLSLDTGGLAGALGIDPVSPLVTPYVPGLDCALAQAKPGELFSPTFVAELLVALEGEYDHVVVDTPTRFTEQVLTALDAARHHVVVGTSERPSLKAMRLALDMLDLLTYDPRGRRIVLNRVDPEVRLGAREVDALVHNRVDGELPATRAVPASINQGVPLATAIPDHPFARALRRFTETCIDHV encoded by the coding sequence GTGACTCTCCTGTACGAACCGAACCCGGTCCTCGCGGTCCGCCTGCTGACCGTCATCCCGGACCTGCGCATCGCGACCACGCGGGAGGCGACCACCGCGGCGCTGACCAAGGCCCTCGAGTCGGTGGTGGTCATCGGCCCCGGCCTGCCGATGTCCAAGGCACTGGAGTACGCGGCCGAGGCGAGGCTGGCCCGACCGGGTGTCGGAATCGTGTTGCTGCGCAAGGTGATCGACGACGACGTGCTGGCGCGGGCAGTCCGCGGCGGCGTGCTGGTCGTCGTGGACGCCAACGACCGGACGGCGATCGTCGACGCATGCCGACGCGCCCATCCGTCCGAGGTCTCCTACCGTCCGGGGCAGATCACCGTCGTCCTGGGCTCGACCGGCGGCTGCGGCAAGACGACGATCGCGATCAACCTCGCCTCCGTGCTGGCGGCGACCGGCGCACAGGTGTGCCTGGTCGACCTGAGCCTCGACACCGGCGGCCTGGCCGGTGCGCTGGGGATCGACCCGGTGTCGCCGCTGGTGACGCCGTACGTGCCGGGCCTGGACTGCGCGCTCGCACAGGCGAAACCGGGCGAGCTGTTCTCCCCCACCTTCGTCGCCGAGCTGCTGGTGGCGCTGGAAGGCGAGTACGACCACGTCGTGGTGGACACGCCGACCCGGTTCACCGAGCAGGTGCTGACCGCCCTCGACGCCGCCCGCCACCACGTGGTCGTCGGCACGTCCGAGCGGCCGTCGCTGAAGGCGATGCGGCTGGCGCTGGACATGCTCGACCTGCTCACCTACGACCCGCGCGGCCGCCGCATCGTGCTGAACCGGGTGGATCCGGAGGTCCGTCTCGGCGCGCGCGAGGTCGACGCCCTCGTGCACAACCGTGTGGACGGTGAGCTACCGGCGACGCGGGCCGTGCCGGCGTCGATCAACCAGGGCGTGCCGCTGGCCACCGCCATCCCCGACCACCCGTTCGCCCGCGCCCTGCGCCGTTTCACCGAGACGTGCATCGACCACGTCTAG
- a CDS encoding alpha/beta fold hydrolase, translating to MALDSPEAVERLAVLDIVPTRHAFERADKTFGLGYFHWFFLAAGNGIPERLLGAEPEFWIRSRMNSRHHGGAPFDPAAVDEYVRCFSDPAAIAASCSDYRAAAGLDLVHDNADADRRIECPLLVLWGEHGFVGRTYDVLDVWRGYAADVTGEALPSDHYLPEEQPDLVAGAVRDFFRPT from the coding sequence GTGGCCCTGGACTCACCGGAGGCCGTGGAGCGCCTGGCCGTGCTGGACATCGTGCCGACGCGGCACGCCTTCGAGCGCGCCGACAAAACGTTCGGTTTGGGGTACTTCCACTGGTTCTTCCTGGCCGCCGGCAACGGGATCCCGGAGCGCCTGCTCGGCGCCGAGCCGGAGTTCTGGATCCGGTCGCGGATGAACTCCCGCCACCACGGCGGCGCGCCGTTCGACCCGGCCGCCGTCGACGAGTACGTGCGCTGTTTCTCCGACCCGGCCGCGATCGCCGCCTCCTGCTCCGACTACCGGGCCGCCGCAGGCCTGGATCTCGTGCACGACAACGCCGACGCCGACCGCCGGATCGAGTGCCCGCTGCTGGTGCTCTGGGGTGAGCACGGCTTCGTCGGCCGCACCTACGACGTTCTCGATGTCTGGCGCGGGTATGCCGCCGACGTGACCGGGGAGGCGCTGCCCAGCGACCACTACCTGCCGGAGGAACAGCCCGATCTTGTCGCCGGGGCCGTCCGTGACTTCTTCCGGCCGACGTGA
- a CDS encoding prepilin peptidase produces the protein MGDAVLAVVVGAFGLVVGAALGPLIGRSLPNRDVRVRPRAVIVPVTGLLFAATALRIEAPSLPAYLYFVAVCVALAVIDLAARRLPNAIVLPSYPVIAVLLTASSLWRHDFWPLAWAGIGGALLLVFFTVLATAQPASMGFGDVKLAGLIGLALGYLSWTALLVGAFAGVLLGGIAAVVLIARGRGRDATFPFGPFLIAGALLGMLV, from the coding sequence ATGGGGGATGCCGTGCTCGCGGTGGTCGTCGGGGCGTTCGGGCTGGTCGTGGGGGCTGCGCTCGGCCCGCTCATCGGCCGGTCGTTGCCGAACCGTGATGTGAGGGTCCGTCCGCGAGCGGTCATCGTGCCGGTGACGGGCCTGCTGTTCGCGGCGACGGCGCTGCGGATCGAGGCGCCTTCGCTGCCGGCTTACCTGTACTTCGTCGCGGTGTGCGTGGCGCTGGCGGTGATCGACCTGGCGGCTCGGCGGCTGCCCAACGCGATCGTGCTGCCGTCCTATCCGGTCATCGCGGTTCTGCTGACGGCGTCTTCGTTGTGGCGGCACGACTTCTGGCCGCTGGCGTGGGCCGGCATCGGCGGTGCGCTGCTGCTCGTGTTCTTCACGGTGCTCGCGACGGCGCAGCCGGCGAGCATGGGCTTCGGTGACGTCAAACTCGCCGGCCTCATCGGGCTGGCCCTCGGATACCTGTCGTGGACGGCGTTGCTGGTCGGCGCATTCGCGGGAGTGCTGCTCGGCGGCATCGCGGCCGTCGTGCTGATCGCGCGCGGCCGAGGCCGGGACGCGACGTTTCCGTTCGGTCCCTTCCTGATCGCCGGGGCGCTGCTGGGAATGCTCGTCTAG
- a CDS encoding oxygenase MpaB family protein, giving the protein MSPVNLPVAAVTCESLRPLRDGFDTPRTRTDGGLVSDDSVLRRYCAPWLPMVLGGWSAYTTLVLVDHMRQSISMAMARRPNFNEFRQLTRGMLIAIFGDTEQVEAQRKGAWEAHDRLRGIDADGREWTANDPELTTRVYTVLIRHLLAAQERLIGPLDESDRDAYCADAVRTVGHVFGTTRALPVTFAELSTQYDHIVAEELTVTPEALEVFRENRTLCVKGVPMEDLVRATADLLDPEVAEIFGIDRSLPVCFPPIDLATVTEDDLLPLACLSRR; this is encoded by the coding sequence TTGTCGCCGGTCAACCTGCCTGTTGCCGCCGTTACGTGTGAGTCCCTGCGTCCGCTGCGTGACGGGTTCGACACGCCGCGTACCCGGACCGACGGCGGCCTCGTCAGCGACGACTCGGTCCTGCGCCGCTACTGCGCGCCCTGGCTGCCGATGGTGCTCGGCGGCTGGTCGGCGTACACCACGCTGGTCCTGGTGGACCACATGAGACAGTCCATTTCGATGGCGATGGCCCGTCGGCCCAACTTCAACGAGTTCCGCCAACTCACGCGGGGCATGCTGATCGCCATCTTCGGTGACACCGAACAGGTTGAGGCCCAGCGCAAGGGCGCCTGGGAGGCGCACGACCGGTTGCGTGGGATCGATGCGGACGGTCGCGAGTGGACGGCGAACGACCCGGAGCTGACCACCCGGGTGTACACCGTGCTGATCCGTCATCTGCTTGCCGCCCAGGAGAGGCTGATCGGCCCGCTCGATGAGTCCGATCGGGACGCCTACTGCGCGGACGCGGTGCGCACGGTCGGTCACGTGTTCGGCACAACCCGTGCTCTCCCCGTCACTTTCGCCGAACTGTCCACACAGTACGACCACATCGTGGCCGAGGAGCTGACCGTCACGCCGGAGGCGCTGGAGGTGTTCCGGGAGAACCGGACGCTGTGCGTCAAGGGCGTGCCGATGGAGGACCTGGTGCGGGCCACCGCCGACCTGCTCGACCCGGAGGTGGCGGAGATCTTCGGCATCGACCGGTCACTGCCGGTCTGCTTCCCCCCGATCGATCTGGCCACGGTGACCGAGGACGACCTGCTGCCGCTGGCCTGCCTCAGCCGGCGGTAG
- a CDS encoding dienelactone hydrolase family protein: MKIENRWLDVPVAGEAEPMSAYLARPAAPGPHATVLVGFEMFGVTDYVRAVADRIAALGYTAVVPDFYHRSGRRICLPATAEGRSRGLELLSQVTRDGVDRDIQALLDQLPGPHAMVGLSVGGHIAYYSATRFPFAAVAAFYPGWLTDDTIPLGRPTPTLELTAGIAEHGTRLLLLVGDGDHLFTRAQLDEIASRLDADGVDHDLVVYPDTPHGFFCHERDTYRPDAADDAFARVTSMLADHLR; encoded by the coding sequence GTGAAGATCGAAAACCGCTGGCTCGACGTGCCCGTCGCCGGCGAGGCCGAGCCCATGTCCGCCTATCTCGCCCGCCCCGCCGCGCCCGGTCCGCACGCGACCGTACTGGTGGGCTTCGAGATGTTCGGCGTGACCGACTACGTGCGGGCCGTCGCCGACCGCATCGCCGCCCTCGGCTACACCGCCGTCGTGCCGGACTTCTACCACCGCTCCGGCCGCCGCATCTGTCTGCCCGCCACCGCCGAAGGCCGCTCCCGCGGCCTCGAACTGCTGTCGCAGGTCACCCGTGACGGCGTCGACCGTGACATTCAGGCCCTGCTCGACCAGCTTCCCGGCCCGCACGCCATGGTCGGCCTCAGCGTCGGCGGCCACATCGCCTACTACTCCGCGACCCGCTTCCCGTTCGCCGCCGTCGCCGCGTTCTATCCCGGCTGGCTCACCGACGACACCATCCCCCTCGGCCGCCCCACGCCCACGCTGGAGCTCACGGCCGGCATCGCCGAGCACGGCACCCGCCTGCTCCTGCTCGTCGGCGACGGCGACCACCTCTTCACCCGTGCCCAACTCGACGAGATCGCCTCCCGCCTCGACGCTGACGGCGTCGACCACGACCTCGTCGTCTACCCCGACACCCCGCACGGCTTCTTCTGCCACGAACGCGACACCTACCGCCCCGACGCCGCCGATGACGCCTTCGCCCGCGTCACGTCGATGCTGGCGGATCACCTGCGCTGA
- a CDS encoding MAB_1171c family putative transporter, whose protein sequence is MAVNLNMTVQVLAAVGIGVWKASQLARTPKRISLWWVVACFALSAAAFAVTPHAGVGVEGGVSGAGPIWLMWLGEALLLTMLYSLICVFVFSAGQGKRAWQQAAREAVRLVFTLAVLGTLAATVPQHLSPAEYPRATLDAFRFVANVYTVYGVITCIVWMHRHAKITQRWLARGLTTASAGLSVIGVGSVLIAVSMVIRLADPETAIALELPTPVVLMANLVVLVGFIIPGARVRWVAARVWWRHLRDYHQLRPLWTMLHEAFPEDALSRAPASPWRDTLSLRAINRRFYRRVIECRDGLVRASGRLPGDCPAEPAAVAAWLRSALGEPREVQVVAAQPVAVPADGGLEADVRELVALSQELRV, encoded by the coding sequence GTGGCTGTGAACCTGAACATGACGGTGCAGGTGCTGGCCGCCGTCGGCATCGGCGTCTGGAAGGCGTCCCAGCTGGCCCGGACCCCGAAGCGGATCTCGCTGTGGTGGGTCGTCGCCTGTTTCGCGCTGTCGGCGGCGGCGTTCGCCGTGACGCCGCATGCCGGCGTGGGCGTCGAGGGCGGCGTGTCCGGCGCGGGCCCGATCTGGCTGATGTGGCTGGGCGAGGCCCTGCTGCTGACGATGCTGTACTCGCTGATCTGTGTGTTCGTCTTCTCGGCCGGGCAAGGGAAACGGGCCTGGCAGCAGGCCGCGCGTGAGGCCGTCCGGCTCGTGTTCACGTTGGCGGTGCTGGGAACGCTCGCCGCGACTGTGCCGCAGCACCTGTCGCCGGCCGAGTACCCGCGGGCCACCCTGGACGCGTTTCGCTTTGTCGCCAACGTCTACACGGTGTACGGCGTCATCACGTGCATCGTGTGGATGCACCGCCACGCGAAGATCACCCAGCGCTGGCTGGCACGGGGGCTGACGACCGCGTCGGCCGGGCTGTCGGTGATCGGCGTCGGGTCGGTGCTGATCGCCGTCTCGATGGTGATCCGCCTGGCCGATCCGGAGACGGCGATCGCGCTGGAGCTGCCGACTCCCGTTGTGCTGATGGCCAATCTGGTGGTTCTGGTCGGCTTCATCATCCCCGGGGCCCGCGTGCGCTGGGTGGCGGCCCGGGTCTGGTGGCGACACCTGCGCGACTACCACCAGCTTCGTCCACTATGGACCATGTTGCACGAGGCGTTCCCCGAGGACGCGCTCAGCCGCGCCCCGGCGAGCCCCTGGCGGGACACCCTCAGCCTGCGCGCCATCAACCGCCGCTTCTACCGCCGTGTCATCGAATGCCGTGACGGCCTCGTGCGGGCCAGCGGCCGCCTGCCCGGCGACTGCCCGGCCGAACCGGCCGCCGTCGCCGCGTGGCTGCGCAGCGCCCTTGGCGAGCCTCGCGAAGTCCAAGTGGTTGCGGCGCAACCGGTCGCGGTGCCGGCCGATGGTGGCCTCGAAGCCGATGTGCGTGAACTCGTCGCACTGTCCCAGGAACTGCGCGTATGA
- a CDS encoding FAD-dependent monooxygenase produces the protein MSRVLVVGGGISGLTTAIALRHAGMNAAVYEAHPTGADGRGAFLTIMANGLDALRAIDAEHLVLDRSFASKEVRMLNGHDRRLGVLTIPSPDPEHGPRTMRRADLYRVLVEEARRRGVEIVHGKRLVGVRHHGSVTAFFGDGTRTGGDLLIGADGVHSTTRTLIDPNAPQPAYTGWNIAMGAARDVLPASHRDCYYMYFGRRATCGHITAPDGETWWFANVPCGEQELAGVSPAVLRQRLGDLFAGDRIGTVQAIRATADEQLTATACYQLPSLPTWSRAGMTLVGDALHVASPSTTQGASMAIEDAVTLAKCLRDDPDTTAALLAYERLRRERVERVVRTGFRKLGPRVPGPLRRLLRDRAVARRARNPDVDWLHLHHIDWDSDRTTAG, from the coding sequence ATGAGCCGGGTGCTGGTCGTCGGCGGCGGGATTTCCGGCCTGACGACAGCGATCGCGCTGCGCCATGCCGGCATGAACGCCGCCGTGTACGAGGCGCACCCGACCGGCGCCGACGGCAGGGGCGCATTCCTGACGATCATGGCCAACGGCCTGGACGCGCTGCGCGCGATCGACGCCGAGCACCTGGTGCTCGACCGGTCGTTCGCCTCCAAGGAGGTGCGCATGCTCAACGGCCACGACCGCCGGCTCGGCGTGCTCACCATCCCCAGTCCCGATCCGGAGCACGGCCCGCGCACGATGCGCCGCGCCGACCTGTACCGGGTGCTCGTCGAGGAGGCGCGGCGGCGCGGGGTCGAGATCGTGCACGGCAAGCGGCTGGTCGGCGTCCGCCATCACGGCAGCGTGACGGCGTTCTTCGGCGACGGCACCCGCACCGGCGGCGATCTGCTGATCGGCGCGGACGGCGTGCACTCGACGACCCGTACCCTGATCGACCCGAACGCCCCGCAACCCGCCTACACCGGCTGGAACATCGCGATGGGCGCGGCCCGGGACGTGCTGCCGGCCAGCCACCGGGATTGCTACTACATGTACTTCGGCCGCCGCGCCACGTGCGGGCACATCACCGCGCCGGACGGCGAGACGTGGTGGTTCGCCAATGTTCCCTGTGGCGAACAGGAATTGGCCGGCGTCTCCCCCGCCGTGCTGCGACAACGGCTCGGCGATCTGTTCGCCGGCGACCGGATCGGCACCGTACAGGCGATCCGGGCGACGGCCGACGAGCAACTCACCGCGACCGCGTGCTACCAACTGCCTTCCCTGCCGACCTGGTCCCGCGCCGGCATGACTCTGGTCGGCGACGCGCTGCACGTCGCCTCACCGTCGACCACACAGGGTGCGTCCATGGCCATCGAGGACGCCGTCACGCTGGCCAAGTGCCTGCGCGACGATCCGGACACCACTGCCGCCCTGCTCGCCTACGAGCGGCTCCGGCGGGAACGGGTGGAACGCGTTGTGCGCACCGGGTTCCGCAAGCTCGGGCCGCGCGTCCCCGGGCCGTTGCGACGGCTGCTGCGGGATCGGGCCGTCGCCCGCCGCGCGCGCAACCCCGACGTCGACTGGCTGCACCTGCACCACATCGACTGGGACAGCGACCGCACTACCGCCGGCTGA
- a CDS encoding GDSL-type esterase/lipase family protein encodes MSDWITTPITAELVRGALELERTERGVLPHRLPARARVQIPDGQLALAEAQPSGVRLVFRTEATAVELDALRTKNFYVDGPERPDGVYDLLVDGRLHGQAGVTGGNMLRITMATGAAETVPGPVGTVRFDLPTGSKEVAIWLPYNEITELVALRTDAPIEPVVTDRRVWLHHGSSISHGSNAASPSATWPALAAATAGVELINLGFGGSALLDPFTARAIRDTAADVISLKLGINLVNHDLMRLRAFGPAVHGFLDTIREGHPNTPLLVISPIHCPIHEHTPGPAMPFRDGDTLRFQATGEPAPGKLTLTVIRDELSRIVKQRAADDPDLHYLDGLELYGEGDPALPDNLHPDAETHRLIGSRFAPLAFGPDGPLAGDQRR; translated from the coding sequence ATGAGCGACTGGATCACCACTCCGATCACCGCCGAGCTGGTGCGCGGGGCGCTGGAGCTGGAGCGGACCGAGCGGGGCGTGCTGCCGCACCGGCTGCCGGCCCGGGCGAGGGTGCAGATCCCGGACGGCCAGCTGGCGCTGGCGGAGGCGCAGCCGTCGGGGGTGCGGCTGGTGTTCCGCACCGAGGCCACGGCCGTGGAGCTGGACGCGTTGCGGACGAAGAACTTCTACGTCGACGGGCCGGAGCGGCCCGACGGCGTGTACGACCTGCTGGTCGACGGCCGCCTGCACGGCCAGGCCGGTGTCACCGGCGGCAACATGCTGCGGATCACCATGGCCACCGGCGCCGCCGAGACCGTCCCCGGCCCGGTCGGCACGGTCCGGTTCGACCTGCCGACCGGGTCGAAGGAGGTGGCGATCTGGCTGCCGTACAACGAGATCACCGAGCTCGTCGCCCTGCGCACCGACGCCCCGATCGAGCCGGTCGTGACGGATCGCCGGGTGTGGCTGCACCACGGCAGCTCGATCAGCCACGGCTCGAACGCGGCCAGCCCCAGCGCCACCTGGCCGGCGCTGGCGGCGGCGACGGCCGGCGTCGAGCTCATCAATCTCGGCTTCGGCGGCAGCGCCCTGCTCGATCCCTTCACCGCCAGGGCGATCCGGGACACCGCCGCCGACGTGATCAGCCTCAAGCTCGGCATCAACCTCGTGAACCACGACCTGATGCGGCTGCGCGCCTTCGGCCCGGCGGTGCACGGCTTCCTCGACACCATCCGCGAAGGCCACCCGAACACGCCGCTGCTGGTCATCTCGCCGATCCACTGCCCCATCCACGAGCACACTCCCGGCCCGGCCATGCCCTTCCGCGACGGCGACACCCTGCGGTTCCAGGCCACCGGCGAACCGGCACCCGGCAAGCTCACCCTGACCGTCATTCGCGACGAGCTCTCCCGCATCGTCAAGCAGCGCGCCGCCGACGACCCCGACCTGCACTACCTCGACGGCCTGGAGCTCTACGGCGAGGGTGATCCCGCGCTGCCCGACAACCTCCACCCCGACGCCGAGACGCATCGCCTCATCGGCTCTCGCTTCGCGCCGCTGGCTTTCGGCCCGGACGGTCCGCTAGCCGGCGATCAGCGCAGGTGA
- a CDS encoding helix-turn-helix domain-containing protein → MSELADLLRTRREALQPADVGLPPHGRRRTPGLRREEVAQLAGISTTYYTFLEQGRDVSPSRQILDALARALRLTPAEHDHMRALVHGAREARPPEVLVPGVADLVDRLDPHPAYVSGRHWDVLHANKSARALWTDWPALPPAERNILWWTFADPRARTVLVEWEAEARAQLARFRAAAARHPEDPAYEALLERLRLCSKEVRDWWRRHDVAPLTSGRKILHHPELGRLDLGLLVLQVADDPEQKLVTFRAEPADAARISAVLARGELLDTDAARRAPTSLERLIK, encoded by the coding sequence ATGAGTGAGCTGGCCGATTTGCTGCGCACCCGCCGGGAGGCGCTCCAGCCGGCGGACGTGGGTCTGCCGCCGCACGGCCGGCGCCGCACGCCGGGCCTGCGGCGCGAGGAAGTGGCGCAACTGGCCGGGATCTCGACGACGTACTACACGTTCCTGGAGCAGGGTCGGGACGTCAGCCCGTCACGGCAGATCCTCGACGCCCTCGCCCGGGCGCTGCGGCTCACGCCGGCGGAACACGACCACATGCGGGCCCTGGTGCACGGCGCGCGAGAAGCCCGGCCGCCGGAAGTGCTCGTGCCGGGAGTGGCAGACCTGGTGGACCGTCTCGACCCGCATCCGGCGTACGTCAGCGGTCGCCACTGGGATGTGTTGCACGCCAACAAGTCGGCGCGTGCACTGTGGACGGACTGGCCGGCGCTGCCGCCGGCGGAGCGCAACATCCTGTGGTGGACCTTTGCCGACCCCCGGGCGCGGACCGTGCTCGTGGAGTGGGAGGCGGAGGCGCGGGCGCAGCTGGCACGGTTCCGCGCGGCCGCCGCGCGGCATCCGGAGGATCCGGCGTACGAGGCGTTGCTCGAACGGCTTCGCTTGTGCAGCAAGGAGGTTCGGGACTGGTGGCGGCGCCACGACGTCGCCCCGCTCACGTCCGGGCGGAAGATCCTGCACCACCCGGAGCTGGGCCGGCTCGATCTCGGGCTGCTGGTGCTGCAGGTCGCCGACGACCCGGAGCAGAAGCTCGTCACGTTCCGGGCCGAGCCGGCGGACGCCGCCCGGATCAGCGCTGTCCTGGCGCGGGGCGAACTCCTCGACACCGACGCCGCACGACGGGCCCCTACGTCACTCGAACGGCTGATCAAATGA